One Erysipelothrix amsterdamensis DNA window includes the following coding sequences:
- a CDS encoding helix-turn-helix domain-containing protein has product MGRKNKYPAEIKEQAINEYLNGIKGAPEIAEELSIDSSTLRSWVKKYQTYGIEVFSDKDRNKSYSKELKESAIRDYLEGAGSLKDISIKYGISSHEVLRGWIKKYNRLETIKDYDPKGEVYMTKGRKTTIEERQEIVAYCIEHDYDYKGTAERYELSYAQVYQWVKKYNELGDDGLLDKRGKRKQEDQLSNEERLERKVKLLERQLELKERENILLKKVKEIERGRYSPKQNKK; this is encoded by the coding sequence ATGGGGAGAAAGAATAAATATCCAGCCGAAATAAAAGAACAAGCAATTAATGAATATTTGAATGGCATAAAAGGTGCACCAGAAATAGCTGAAGAATTATCTATTGATTCTAGTACATTACGTAGTTGGGTGAAAAAGTATCAAACTTATGGTATTGAAGTTTTTTCAGATAAAGATCGAAACAAAAGTTATTCGAAAGAGCTCAAGGAATCCGCAATTAGGGATTATCTTGAAGGCGCAGGTTCTCTTAAAGATATTAGTATTAAATATGGTATAAGTTCCCATGAGGTTTTGCGCGGATGGATAAAAAAGTATAATAGACTTGAAACTATAAAGGATTACGATCCTAAAGGAGAAGTCTATATGACAAAAGGTAGAAAAACAACAATTGAGGAGCGTCAGGAAATTGTCGCATATTGTATTGAACATGACTACGATTATAAGGGGACTGCTGAGCGCTATGAACTTTCTTATGCTCAGGTTTATCAGTGGGTGAAAAAGTATAACGAATTGGGAGATGATGGTCTTCTTGATAAACGTGGCAAGCGAAAACAAGAAGATCAACTTAGTAATGAAGAACGTTTAGAACGTAAAGTAAAACTACTTGAAAGACAACTCGAACTGAAAGAACGCGAGAACATTCTATTAAAAAAAGTGAAGGAAATCGAAAGGGGGCGATATTCTCCAAAGCAAAACAAGAAGTAA